One window of candidate division KSB1 bacterium genomic DNA carries:
- a CDS encoding peroxiredoxin, whose amino-acid sequence MSDTTATAYLPRLNEPAPDFTAKTTQGELKLADFKGRKWVVLFSHPADFTPVCTTEFIAFARNHEKFERLNTQIIGLSIDSIYSHIAWVRNIEDKFDVKVPFPVIADLKMDVARAYGMVHPTASDTSAVRAVFVIDDKGIIRAMIYYPLTNGRSIDEVLRIVEALQTTDKNQVATPENWRAGDKCIVLAPQTVQVAAQRSAEGFDYTDWYFTKKAVNS is encoded by the coding sequence ATGAGTGACACGACTGCGACCGCATATTTACCCCGCCTGAATGAGCCGGCGCCGGACTTCACCGCGAAAACCACGCAAGGCGAGCTGAAGCTGGCCGATTTCAAAGGCAGGAAGTGGGTGGTGCTGTTCAGCCATCCGGCGGACTTTACTCCCGTCTGCACGACGGAATTCATCGCCTTCGCGCGAAACCACGAAAAATTCGAGCGCCTGAACACACAGATCATCGGTCTGTCAATTGACAGCATCTATTCGCACATTGCGTGGGTGCGGAACATCGAAGACAAGTTCGACGTGAAGGTCCCGTTTCCGGTGATCGCGGACCTGAAGATGGATGTGGCACGCGCCTACGGCATGGTGCATCCGACGGCGTCCGACACGTCGGCGGTGCGGGCGGTCTTTGTGATCGACGACAAAGGCATCATCCGGGCGATGATCTACTACCCATTGACGAACGGTCGCTCGATTGACGAGGTCTTGCGGATTGTTGAGGCCTTGCAGACCACGGATAAGAATCAGGTCGCCACACCGGAGAACTGGCGTGCCGGTGATAAGTGCATCGTGCTGGCGCCGCAGACCGTACAGGTGGCGGCGCAGCGGTCGGCAGAAGGCTTCGACTACACCGACTGGTACTTTACGAAGAAAGCGGTGAATTCGTGA
- a CDS encoding M67 family metallopeptidase, whose amino-acid sequence MAIQLTAGHISLIGREAEHGYPDEVCGFLYGRDGGDTREIQRVVPVVNEQHFNRARRFLITPDQFRHAESRAHEFGLDLLGFYHSHPDHPAIPSEFDREHALPFYSYVIISVRSGRSAELRSWLLLEDRSGYAEETIRELTTTTI is encoded by the coding sequence TTGGCGATTCAATTGACGGCCGGACACATCTCGCTCATCGGTCGGGAAGCCGAGCACGGCTATCCCGATGAAGTCTGCGGGTTTCTCTATGGCCGGGATGGCGGCGATACGCGCGAGATTCAGCGCGTGGTTCCCGTGGTCAACGAGCAGCATTTCAACCGCGCGCGCCGGTTTCTCATCACGCCCGACCAGTTTCGTCACGCGGAGTCGCGGGCGCACGAATTCGGTCTGGACTTGCTCGGCTTCTACCACTCGCATCCCGACCACCCGGCGATTCCCTCGGAATTCGATCGCGAGCACGCGTTGCCATTCTACTCCTATGTCATTATCTCCGTACGTTCCGGGCGGAGTGCCGAGTTGCGCAGTTGGCTGCTGCTCGAAGATCGCAGCGGCTATGCCGAGGAAACAATCCGGGAACTCACCACCACGACGATATGA
- a CDS encoding cysteine synthase family protein codes for MFTPPPVVTQIGNTPLLELKQVRSGLHPAVRVFAKAEWSNPGGSVKDRAGWYMIRQAIIDGRLSGDRRILDATSGNTGIALAMIGAALGIGVTLCIPANASAERKRILAAYHAEVILTDALGSTDSAQATARQLSLKYPDRYCYLNQYANPANVRAHMLTTGPEIWRQTDGKVTHFVAGLGTTGTFTGVGRYLKARAPQVRVFSFQPDGPLHGLEGLKHLPTVHVPEIYDAALLDGNLEVSTEDAYLMMKRLVREEGLFVGVSAAAATVAALRLAATLESGLVVTIHCDTGARYLSLPVWDS; via the coding sequence TTGTTTACGCCACCGCCGGTGGTCACGCAAATCGGGAATACGCCGCTGCTCGAACTCAAGCAGGTGCGTAGCGGGCTCCACCCCGCCGTGCGCGTCTTTGCCAAGGCCGAGTGGTCCAATCCGGGAGGCTCGGTGAAGGACCGCGCGGGCTGGTATATGATTCGGCAGGCGATCATTGATGGCCGGCTGAGCGGGGACCGGCGCATTCTCGATGCCACGAGCGGCAACACGGGAATTGCGCTGGCGATGATCGGCGCCGCGTTGGGGATTGGCGTCACGCTCTGCATTCCCGCGAATGCGAGTGCGGAACGGAAGCGCATACTTGCGGCTTACCATGCGGAGGTGATCCTGACGGATGCCTTGGGATCCACGGACTCGGCGCAGGCCACGGCGCGACAGCTTTCTCTGAAGTACCCTGACCGCTACTGTTACCTCAATCAATACGCGAATCCGGCCAATGTTCGCGCGCACATGTTGACGACCGGACCCGAAATCTGGCGACAAACCGACGGGAAGGTCACGCATTTCGTCGCGGGTCTGGGCACGACCGGAACCTTTACGGGTGTCGGACGCTATTTGAAGGCGCGGGCGCCGCAGGTCAGGGTCTTTTCGTTTCAGCCTGACGGTCCGCTGCACGGACTCGAAGGATTGAAACACCTTCCGACGGTTCACGTTCCGGAGATTTACGACGCCGCGCTATTGGACGGGAATCTTGAGGTCAGCACGGAAGACGCTTACCTGATGATGAAGCGACTGGTGCGCGAGGAAGGCCTGTTCGTCGGCGTGTCCGCGGCGGCGGCAACCGTCGCCGCGCTGCGCCTGGCGGCCACGCTCGAATCGGGGCTGGTGGTGACAATTCACTGTGATACCGGCGCGCGCTACCTGTCGCTGCCGGTGTGGGATTCCTGA
- the phoU gene encoding phosphate signaling complex protein PhoU, with translation MAVHLQKDLEKLKKITLEVGTIVEESISRSVTALTSRNRALAEQVIAGDLEIDRREVQLEEECLKILALHQPVAKDLRFVVAVLKMNNDLERMGDYAANVAERSVALSMYPDIRLPDEVATMAEKVVNMVRKSLDCVVEGDSSLASAVCASDDEVDALHRGLFVSIQQYIKQDVSQLEPWIQLLSVIRYLERIADLATNIAQDVIYMVEGSVVRHRHLAR, from the coding sequence ATGGCTGTCCATCTCCAAAAGGACCTCGAGAAACTAAAAAAGATCACCCTCGAGGTCGGTACCATCGTCGAGGAGTCGATTTCGCGCTCCGTCACCGCGCTGACCAGCCGAAACCGCGCGCTGGCCGAACAGGTCATTGCCGGTGACTTGGAGATCGATCGCCGCGAAGTGCAGCTCGAAGAGGAGTGCCTGAAAATCCTCGCCCTCCATCAACCGGTGGCCAAGGACCTGCGGTTCGTCGTGGCTGTGCTCAAGATGAACAACGACCTCGAACGGATGGGCGACTATGCGGCGAACGTCGCCGAGCGCTCCGTCGCACTCTCGATGTACCCGGACATCCGGCTGCCCGACGAAGTCGCCACGATGGCCGAGAAGGTTGTGAACATGGTCCGGAAGTCGCTCGATTGCGTCGTCGAGGGCGACTCGAGTCTGGCCAGCGCCGTTTGCGCGTCTGATGACGAGGTCGATGCGCTGCACCGGGGCCTGTTCGTGTCGATTCAGCAGTATATCAAGCAGGATGTTTCCCAGCTTGAGCCGTGGATCCAACTGCTCTCCGTCATTCGCTATCTGGAGCGAATCGCCGACCTCGCCACGAACATCGCGCAGGATGTGATATACATGGTCGAGGGATCCGTGGTACGACACCGGCATCTCGCGCGCTGA
- a CDS encoding response regulator — MSKAKILVVDDEEDILELLRYNLSREGHQVVTATSGEQALKIVNDSSPDAVILDLMLPGVDGLDLCRTLKSNVETVNIPIIMLTAKDGEADIVTGLELGADDYITKPFSPRVVLARLKAVLRRASSPEITGSTLQFGPLVILPDKHEVRVSGQSVDLTATEFRILQMICRRPGWVYSREQILEFAQGSNSEVTGRAVDVHMVSLRRKLGQAGDMVETVRGVGYRFRDLRHA, encoded by the coding sequence ATGAGCAAGGCCAAAATCCTCGTTGTTGACGACGAAGAAGACATTCTCGAACTCCTGCGTTACAACCTGAGCCGCGAAGGTCATCAGGTGGTCACGGCCACCAGTGGCGAACAGGCGCTCAAAATCGTCAATGACAGCTCGCCCGACGCGGTGATTTTGGACCTGATGCTGCCCGGCGTGGACGGACTCGACCTGTGTCGAACCCTGAAGTCCAACGTCGAGACCGTCAACATCCCGATCATCATGCTCACGGCGAAGGACGGAGAGGCCGATATTGTCACCGGTCTCGAACTCGGCGCCGATGATTACATCACGAAACCGTTCAGCCCGCGCGTTGTGCTTGCGCGCCTGAAGGCCGTTTTGAGACGCGCGAGTTCACCGGAAATTACCGGCAGCACCTTGCAATTCGGCCCCCTCGTGATTCTCCCCGACAAGCATGAAGTTCGCGTCAGCGGCCAGTCCGTCGATCTGACGGCGACGGAGTTCCGCATCCTGCAAATGATCTGCCGCCGCCCCGGCTGGGTGTACAGCCGCGAACAGATCCTCGAATTCGCTCAAGGCAGCAACTCCGAAGTTACCGGTCGCGCGGTCGATGTTCATATGGTTTCCCTGCGCCGCAAACTCGGACAAGCCGGCGACATGGTGGAAACCGTCCGCGGTGTCGGTTATCGCTTCCGGGATCTGCGGCATGCTTAG
- a CDS encoding putative porin produces the protein MHLRLRRCIALVASLWLVTLVRAEAPKPWSDRITLSGDFRYRHESITEHAKPDRHRHRLRVRFATMATINERLEASLRLASGKGEPVSTNQDLGGGSGQKGIWIDRAFLEMHPAPKISLFAGKFGVPLESTDLIWDTDLNLEGAAGRWKGDPKQSGLLATAGGFWLTESATQPDQGLLLAQTGYRIVRGPRTAVLALAYADYQNLKHHAIIGGARGNRVAGSGSSAVYVSDFNLAELSFAGTRTWSKSTLSLLGEYVVNMAASESNSARVGALAGVTYKRKLSGWDWDVGYHYRRLAKDAAVGEFADSDFIGGGTNGSGHSVTGTIWPMANTLCRVRYLLNRIDPFDNGADRAYGRLMADIEVKF, from the coding sequence ATGCATCTCAGATTGCGCCGTTGTATCGCTTTGGTCGCTTCACTGTGGCTCGTAACGCTTGTCCGAGCCGAGGCGCCGAAACCGTGGTCGGACCGGATCACCCTCTCAGGCGACTTTCGCTATCGTCATGAGAGCATCACGGAACACGCGAAACCTGACCGCCATCGCCATCGGTTGCGGGTCCGGTTCGCGACCATGGCCACGATCAACGAGCGCCTTGAAGCAAGCCTGCGCCTCGCCAGCGGGAAAGGCGAGCCGGTTTCAACCAATCAGGACTTGGGCGGAGGGTCTGGACAGAAGGGAATTTGGATTGACCGCGCCTTCCTTGAAATGCATCCGGCGCCGAAAATCTCGCTGTTCGCGGGAAAGTTCGGGGTGCCCTTGGAATCCACAGACCTGATCTGGGATACTGACTTGAATCTCGAAGGAGCCGCCGGGCGCTGGAAGGGCGATCCCAAGCAGTCCGGCCTGCTGGCTACCGCCGGCGGATTCTGGCTAACGGAATCCGCTACCCAGCCGGATCAGGGGCTGCTGCTGGCCCAGACGGGCTACCGAATCGTGCGCGGTCCGCGCACGGCGGTCCTTGCCCTCGCTTACGCCGATTACCAAAATCTGAAGCACCATGCCATCATCGGCGGTGCGCGCGGAAACCGTGTGGCTGGCAGCGGATCCAGTGCGGTTTACGTGTCGGACTTCAATCTCGCCGAACTCTCTTTCGCGGGAACGCGGACGTGGTCAAAATCGACCCTGTCGCTCCTCGGCGAGTACGTCGTGAACATGGCCGCGTCCGAAAGCAACTCCGCGCGGGTCGGTGCCCTGGCGGGGGTCACCTATAAGCGAAAGCTGTCGGGATGGGATTGGGACGTGGGTTACCACTACCGCCGACTGGCGAAAGACGCGGCGGTTGGTGAGTTCGCCGACTCCGATTTCATCGGAGGAGGTACAAACGGCTCGGGGCATTCCGTTACGGGGACCATCTGGCCGATGGCCAATACCCTATGCCGTGTACGTTACCTGTTGAATCGCATCGATCCGTTTGATAACGGCGCTGATCGTGCCTATGGGCGTCTGATGGCTGACATCGAAGTCAAGTTCTGA
- the pstA gene encoding phosphate ABC transporter permease PstA — MPNLHFKELRGFWLLRLFTYAVVAVIAYIILDIVIRGAGVLSAEFLFGYPRRSGAEGGIFPVIIGTLYLVIGTVAIALPLGMAGAVYLTEYATQGRLNTLIRVAISTLAGIPSIVFGLFGLGLFVIFLGFGASILSGALTLACMILPTIIVASEESLKAVPRSLREASLALGATQWQTIWRNVLPYAMPGMLTGSILGVGRAAGETAPILLTVAAFFLPRLPNSIFDQVMALPYHLYILATQLPDVDKVRPMQYGTALVLLILVLGLNLVAIFLRMHFRKKYRW, encoded by the coding sequence ATGCCAAACCTGCACTTCAAAGAACTCCGCGGCTTCTGGCTGCTCCGCCTCTTCACCTACGCGGTCGTAGCCGTCATCGCATACATCATCCTCGACATCGTTATCCGCGGCGCGGGAGTGCTGTCCGCTGAGTTCCTGTTCGGATACCCGCGGCGCAGCGGTGCCGAAGGCGGGATCTTCCCGGTCATTATCGGCACGCTCTATCTCGTCATTGGCACCGTGGCCATCGCGCTTCCGCTGGGGATGGCCGGAGCGGTTTACCTGACCGAATATGCCACACAGGGTCGGCTGAATACCCTGATCCGAGTGGCGATCTCGACGCTGGCCGGGATTCCGTCCATCGTCTTCGGGCTGTTCGGGCTGGGTCTGTTCGTGATCTTCCTCGGCTTTGGCGCTTCCATTCTATCCGGCGCGTTGACGCTCGCCTGCATGATCTTGCCCACCATTATTGTCGCCAGCGAAGAATCGCTGAAAGCCGTCCCGCGCTCCCTGCGAGAGGCCAGCCTCGCCCTGGGCGCCACCCAGTGGCAGACCATTTGGCGCAATGTGCTGCCCTACGCCATGCCCGGAATGCTGACCGGATCGATCCTCGGGGTCGGCCGGGCCGCCGGGGAAACCGCCCCGATTCTGCTCACCGTCGCCGCCTTCTTCCTGCCCAGACTGCCGAATTCCATCTTCGATCAGGTCATGGCCCTGCCGTACCACCTCTACATCCTCGCCACGCAGCTCCCCGACGTGGACAAGGTCAGGCCGATGCAATACGGGACGGCGCTGGTGCTGCTGATTCTGGTGCTGGGTCTTAATCTGGTCGCCATCTTCCTCCGCATGCACTTCCGAAAGAAATACCGTTGGTGA
- a CDS encoding PAS domain-containing protein, whose translation MLRNRLLWTLAPIYFLIILVAVVVTGTYTNSVLQEYHLRRTAADLQVRLRLLAEQVPSSFPFTPPDSLQSFCRYASAVSRVRLTLVSTAGRVLGDSDREDRFSAADTALIRPIDPRDLESLSFRPEVRAALAGQTGSATRRSEVLRSEVLYVAVPLLHRGQVVGAMRSAVPLVAQGPDLERNRVVILLAVLVSLSVAALITVVLSRFVNRPIADMQRGAERFAAGDFSEKVKLPRITELAGLADSLNRMADQLGDKIHAITLQRNEQEAILASLRESVIALDAHERVLYANRAAAELLGVESHKVVGRLLPEVARSSRLQQYIGQILAGSQIGEGEVTLEFSEDRVLQVAGAPLRDLSGATKGVLVVFNDITRLRKLENVRREFVANVSHELKTPITTIQGFVETLLDGALDDRDKARDFLTRIEQNAIRLNAIIDDLLSLSRIEQEGNRGDLQRAPGSLGAIAAAAISHLSRKAAEHGVTIELVCPADVLAPVNALLIEQAIANLLDNAIKYSGRDQLVTVAISSLKDRAVIRVRDRGVGIPADHLSRIFERFYRVDKARSRQLGGTGLGLAIVKHIVQVHAGKISVRSEAGAGSEFSIELPAS comes from the coding sequence ATGCTTAGGAACCGGCTGCTCTGGACGCTCGCGCCGATCTACTTCCTGATTATCCTCGTGGCCGTCGTGGTCACAGGGACCTACACCAATTCCGTCCTCCAGGAATACCACCTGCGACGCACCGCGGCCGATCTGCAAGTCCGACTGCGGCTGCTGGCGGAGCAAGTTCCCTCCTCGTTCCCGTTCACCCCCCCTGATTCACTCCAGTCTTTCTGTCGATACGCGTCCGCCGTCTCGCGCGTCCGGCTCACGCTCGTCTCGACTGCGGGACGCGTGCTCGGTGACAGTGATCGCGAAGATCGATTCTCCGCCGCAGATACCGCGCTGATCCGCCCGATCGATCCGCGCGACCTGGAATCGCTCAGCTTTCGACCGGAAGTTCGCGCGGCGCTCGCGGGCCAGACCGGCTCGGCGACACGACGCAGCGAAGTCCTGCGCAGCGAAGTGCTGTACGTGGCCGTCCCACTCTTGCACCGCGGCCAGGTCGTAGGAGCCATGCGCTCCGCCGTCCCGCTGGTAGCACAGGGCCCGGATCTCGAACGGAATCGCGTCGTCATCCTGCTCGCGGTACTGGTCTCCTTGTCCGTGGCCGCTTTGATTACGGTCGTGCTCTCGCGCTTCGTGAATCGCCCGATCGCCGACATGCAGCGCGGCGCTGAACGCTTCGCCGCGGGCGACTTCTCCGAAAAGGTCAAGCTCCCGCGAATCACGGAATTGGCCGGGCTGGCCGACTCCCTGAATCGAATGGCGGATCAGCTCGGCGACAAGATCCATGCGATTACGCTCCAGCGCAACGAACAGGAAGCGATTCTGGCCAGCCTGCGCGAGAGTGTGATCGCCCTCGACGCGCACGAGCGCGTGCTGTATGCCAACCGCGCCGCCGCCGAGCTGCTCGGAGTTGAGTCGCACAAGGTGGTCGGCCGGTTGCTGCCCGAAGTCGCCCGCAGCAGCCGACTCCAACAGTATATCGGGCAAATCCTGGCCGGGTCACAGATCGGGGAAGGTGAGGTCACGCTTGAATTCAGCGAAGACCGCGTGCTGCAGGTGGCCGGCGCTCCGCTCCGCGATCTGAGCGGCGCGACCAAAGGCGTGCTGGTCGTCTTCAACGATATTACCCGATTGCGAAAACTCGAAAACGTGCGCCGCGAGTTTGTCGCCAATGTGTCGCACGAGCTGAAGACGCCGATCACCACGATTCAGGGTTTCGTGGAAACGCTGCTCGACGGAGCACTTGATGACCGGGACAAAGCCCGCGATTTCCTGACGAGAATCGAGCAGAATGCCATTCGCTTGAACGCGATCATCGACGATCTGCTCAGCCTGTCGCGCATCGAACAAGAGGGGAATCGCGGTGACCTGCAGCGCGCACCCGGCAGCCTCGGAGCGATCGCGGCGGCGGCCATCTCGCATCTCTCCCGCAAGGCCGCCGAACATGGGGTTACGATTGAGCTGGTCTGCCCGGCCGATGTCCTGGCGCCCGTAAATGCGCTGCTGATTGAGCAGGCCATCGCCAACCTGCTCGACAACGCCATCAAATACAGTGGACGCGACCAATTGGTGACCGTCGCGATTTCGAGTCTTAAAGACCGCGCGGTGATTCGCGTGCGCGACCGCGGTGTCGGGATTCCGGCCGATCATCTTTCGCGAATCTTCGAACGCTTCTACCGCGTGGACAAAGCGCGCAGCCGGCAACTCGGCGGTACCGGACTCGGACTGGCCATCGTGAAGCATATCGTCCAGGTCCATGCCGGAAAGATCAGCGTGCGGTCCGAGGCCGGCGCCGGCAGCGAGTTCTCAATCGAATTGCCGGCAAGCTGA
- a CDS encoding PstS family phosphate ABC transporter substrate-binding protein: MKRTAFLAVALLTTLLLCVSCSRKEAGQASTSIQIKGSDTMVNLVAAFAEDYMKANKQIDISVTGGGSGTGISALINGTTDICAASRSFKDNEREQAKQRGVNPVELSVGMDGLAVMVNPANPISELALEQIKQIYTGGYTRWSDVGGPDQPIVVLSRESNSGTYVYFQEHVLNKADFAATVRLMPSTGAIVQALRDDKWAIGYGGVAYGENSQIKILNVKSTPDAAAVFPSEAAVHDGSYPIARPLFYYTNGQPTGELKKFVDWCLSPAGQKIVVESGYMTVKKS; the protein is encoded by the coding sequence ATGAAACGGACGGCATTCCTCGCCGTAGCGCTCCTCACCACGCTCCTCCTCTGCGTATCCTGTTCACGCAAAGAGGCAGGTCAAGCCAGCACCAGCATTCAGATCAAAGGCAGCGACACCATGGTCAACTTGGTGGCCGCCTTTGCCGAAGACTACATGAAGGCGAACAAGCAAATCGACATTTCCGTGACCGGCGGCGGTTCCGGCACCGGCATCAGCGCCCTGATCAACGGCACGACCGATATCTGCGCTGCGTCACGTTCCTTCAAGGATAATGAGCGCGAGCAGGCGAAGCAGCGCGGCGTGAATCCCGTCGAACTCAGCGTGGGCATGGATGGTCTGGCGGTCATGGTCAACCCGGCGAATCCGATTTCTGAACTCGCGCTCGAACAAATCAAGCAGATCTACACGGGCGGGTACACGCGATGGAGTGATGTGGGCGGACCCGACCAGCCGATTGTCGTGCTGTCGCGCGAAAGCAACTCAGGCACCTATGTCTATTTTCAGGAACATGTCCTCAACAAAGCCGATTTCGCCGCCACCGTGCGTTTGATGCCGTCCACCGGCGCGATCGTGCAGGCCCTCAGAGACGACAAGTGGGCGATCGGCTACGGCGGCGTCGCTTACGGCGAAAACTCACAGATCAAGATTTTAAACGTCAAGTCCACGCCGGACGCCGCGGCCGTCTTTCCCAGCGAAGCCGCCGTGCACGATGGCAGCTATCCGATCGCCCGGCCGCTGTTCTACTATACCAATGGCCAGCCCACCGGCGAACTGAAGAAATTCGTCGATTGGTGTCTCTCGCCGGCCGGCCAGAAGATCGTCGTCGAGTCCGGCTATATGACCGTGAAGAAGAGCTGA
- the pstC gene encoding phosphate ABC transporter permease subunit PstC has product MVSPLWQDKAVKIILQSAAAMSVLIVLLIFVFLGRESAPFVTEPGAQELLGSRWNPVSFEKELFGIIPLFTGSLLVTLLATIMAVPFGVCAAIYIAEVATPTEREFFKPFVEMLAGIPSVVLGFFGLIVVAPLVKSAFGLQTGLTALTGALLLALMAIPTIITISEDAIRSVPHSYKEASLALGASRIQTIFKVTVPAALSGIIAAIMLGIGRVIGETMTVMMVTGNAAILTANPLASVRTLTATVAAEMGEVPFGSHHYRALFCIGVVLLLMTFVLNVIAQRVLKRYRIG; this is encoded by the coding sequence ATCGTGAGTCCACTCTGGCAGGATAAAGCAGTCAAGATCATCTTACAATCGGCAGCAGCGATGTCCGTGCTCATCGTGCTGCTGATTTTTGTGTTTCTCGGAAGGGAATCCGCGCCATTTGTCACGGAGCCCGGCGCACAGGAGCTGCTGGGATCGCGCTGGAATCCGGTGTCCTTCGAAAAAGAGCTGTTCGGCATCATCCCGTTGTTCACCGGATCGCTGCTGGTCACGCTGCTCGCGACGATCATGGCTGTGCCCTTCGGGGTCTGTGCCGCCATCTACATCGCCGAAGTTGCCACGCCCACCGAGCGCGAATTCTTCAAGCCGTTCGTGGAAATGCTGGCGGGAATCCCCTCCGTCGTGCTGGGATTCTTCGGCCTGATTGTCGTCGCCCCGCTCGTCAAATCGGCCTTCGGACTCCAAACCGGTCTCACCGCGCTGACCGGAGCGCTCTTGCTCGCGCTCATGGCGATACCGACGATCATTACGATTTCCGAGGACGCGATCCGCTCGGTTCCGCATTCCTATAAAGAAGCGTCGCTCGCGCTCGGAGCCAGCCGGATCCAGACCATCTTCAAAGTTACGGTCCCCGCCGCCTTGTCCGGCATCATCGCCGCGATCATGCTCGGCATCGGCCGGGTCATCGGCGAAACGATGACCGTCATGATGGTGACCGGTAACGCCGCGATCCTCACCGCCAATCCGCTCGCGTCCGTGCGGACGCTGACCGCAACGGTCGCCGCGGAAATGGGCGAAGTGCCGTTCGGCAGCCATCACTACCGCGCGCTGTTTTGTATCGGTGTGGTATTACTGCTCATGACGTTTGTGTTGAACGTCATCGCGCAACGGGTCCTGAAGCGATATCGGATCGGCTAA
- a CDS encoding phosphate ABC transporter ATP-binding protein: MVHVHDLNFFYGAVQALYGVSMDIEAARVTALIGPSGCGKSTFLRTLNRMNDIIPGTRLEGRILIDGDDIYRPDADVFALRRKVGMVFQKSNPFPKSIFENVAYGPRLEGIKDRSQLSDIVRRSLTRAALWDEVKDRLETNAVSLSGGQQQRLCIARALAVDPEVLLMDEPASALDPRSTARIEDLIAELRGDYTIVIVTHNMQQAARVSDYTAFFYEGKLIELGLTKMIFTKPAVQQTEDYITGRFG; encoded by the coding sequence ATGGTCCACGTGCACGACCTCAACTTCTTCTACGGCGCGGTGCAGGCGCTGTACGGCGTGTCGATGGACATCGAAGCCGCCCGCGTCACGGCGCTCATCGGTCCCTCAGGCTGTGGCAAGTCCACCTTTCTGCGCACGCTCAACCGCATGAACGATATCATCCCCGGAACCCGTCTCGAAGGCCGGATTCTGATCGACGGCGATGATATCTACCGACCGGATGCCGATGTGTTCGCGCTGCGTCGCAAGGTCGGAATGGTCTTTCAGAAATCCAACCCCTTCCCGAAGTCCATCTTCGAGAACGTCGCCTATGGACCCCGGCTGGAAGGGATCAAGGACCGTTCCCAGCTTTCGGACATCGTCCGGCGAAGCCTGACCCGCGCCGCGCTCTGGGACGAGGTTAAGGATCGGCTCGAAACCAATGCCGTCTCTCTCTCCGGCGGACAACAGCAACGACTCTGCATCGCCCGGGCACTGGCTGTCGATCCGGAGGTCCTGTTAATGGACGAGCCCGCGTCAGCCCTCGATCCGCGCTCAACGGCCCGTATCGAGGACCTGATCGCCGAACTGCGCGGAGACTATACGATTGTCATCGTGACCCACAATATGCAGCAGGCTGCGCGCGTCTCTGACTATACGGCCTTCTTCTACGAAGGCAAACTGATCGAGCTGGGCCTGACCAAGATGATCTTCACCAAGCCCGCCGTGCAGCAGACCGAGGACTATATTACGGGCCGATTCGGCTGA